From a single Solanum dulcamara chromosome 4, daSolDulc1.2, whole genome shotgun sequence genomic region:
- the LOC129886128 gene encoding uncharacterized protein LOC129886128 isoform X1 yields the protein MSTSDGASMRSLSEISEEETVRFSIDLVAAARRNFGFLRLVTESQWLQERPTILESIRRYDQLWMPLISDLFNGSNPPMILPPLDIEWVWYCHTLNPVNYRQYCKSRFSKLIGKAAIFNEENEEYALNRCKEIWVHTYPTEPFENESYDSNLQNPVTTFHEEVLEEVSKQRQYLCTIFSEPYYSEIVYLIAARQRYKGFLYMMHRFADSCSVLVPTSDILLMWITHQSYPTAYTLDTKGLEEEMRKVVGAWENVKEEDVEVTKKLWERIFDQPYEKAGGLAIGKTVDLKPPIYWEVTDTDVNAKYSSMLPRFLLEVCLTVKLKPKMKPLNCDASKEFLRLQMVRCHRELKIDRPLCKFTSQRWQKALHLCCEFGTKGMVLEVRQRGGGCIKGSSLRESVTFLWNDLLRAPSLNLAKEIDQKVRVATSITPPVQASYLLKCVPDRVSDDSGAMISDVILRMNQYHPQEGRWLSRTVLDHAGRECFVIRFRVGGGFWRRGAETPSAVKWEDRIIEIREGRWSYVAGSIGRAPEKVVGIAKPKDPPEGWHALWNLSTGDELLVRWESSRSTSGLSFSLINLQSTDSVVQCVKLLEGRQMQYEVKKSGLGEETKHVPNEKLQQVEDKEDGFITVVRFSDENPVGKATALLNWKLMVVEFSPEEDAVFILLLCMSIIRSISEMKKEDVGSLLVRRRIKEAKLGDRDWGSVIVRASSYSPSISSPYLQPWYWNAQAVMRSQGVDNIPRLPAPVLTYTPAEGGDKLYKHGIID from the exons ATGTCAACTTCGGATGGTGCTTCCATGAGAAGCCTAAGTGAGATTTCTGAGGAAGAAACTGTACGGTTCAGTATCGATCTTGTAGCTGCAGCCAGACGAAATTTTGGGTTCTTGAGACTTGTAACAGAGTCTCAATGGCTTCAAGAAAGACCCACCATTCTTGAATCTATTAGAAG gtATGATCAACTATGGATGCCATTGATTTCTGATCTTTTTAATGGGTCAAACCCTCCAATGATTCTTCCTCCTCTTGATATTGAATGGGTCTGGTACTGTCACACCTTAAATCCG GTTAATTACAGACAATATTGTAAATCAAGATTCTCTAAACTCATTGGAAAAGCAGCAATATTcaatgaagaaaatgaagagTATGCATTAAACAGATGCAAAGAAATTTGGGTTCACACATATCCAACAGAGCCTTTTGAGAATGAATCTTATGACTCCAATCTGCAGAATCCAGTTACCACTTTTCATGAAGAAGTGCTGGAAGAAGTATCCAAACAAAGACAATATTTATGTACAATTTTTTCTGAGCCCTACTATTCCGAGATTGTGTATTTGATAGCAGCTCGACAGCGGTATAAGGGCTTTCTGTATATGATGCATAGATTTGCAGATAGTTGTTCTGTTTTGGTCCCTACTTCAGATATTCTTCTAATGTGGATCACTCATCAG AGTTATCCTACTGCATACACATTGGACACCAAAGGGTTGGAGGAGGAAATGAGAAAAGTAGTTGGAGCATGGGAAAATGTGAAGGAAGAAGATGTTGAGGTCACGAAAAAACTATGGGAAAGGATATTTGATCAGCCATATGAGAAAGCTGGTGGGTTGGCCATTGGAAAGACTGTTGATCTTAAGCCACCAATATACTGGGAAGTCACAGATACTGATGTCAATGCAAAATACTCATCCATGTTACCGCgattcttgcttgag GTTTGTTTAACAGTGAAGCTAAAACCAAAAATGAAACCTTTGAATTGTGATGCGTCAAAGGAGTTCTTACGTCTTCAGATGGTTAGATGTCACAGGGAGCTCAAAATAGATAGACCACTCTGCAAATTTACGTCTCAAAGGTGGCAAAAAGCTTTGCATCTGTGTTGTGAGTTTGGAACTAAAGGAATGGTTCTTGAGGTTCGCCAACGTGGTGGTGGCTGCATTAAAGGAAGTAGCTTGAGAGAGAGTGTAACATTTCTTTGGAATGATTTGTTACGTGCACCTTCTCTCAATTTGGCAAAAGAAATTGACCAAAAAGTCAGAGTAGCTACCTCAATAACTCCTCCTGTCCAAGCCTCCTACCTGTTGAAATGTGTACCTGATCGAGTATCAGATGATTCAGGTGCTATGATATCTGATGTTATTCTGAGGATGAACCAATATCATCCCCAAGAAGGTAGATGGTTATCTCGGACTGTTCTGGATCATGCAGGCAGAGAATGCTTTGTGATTCGTTTTAG AGTTGGAGGTGGATTTTGGAGGAGAGGAGCTGAAACTCCTTCAGCTGTAAAATGGGAGGACCGTATTATAGAAATACGTGAAGGTCGTTGGTCCTACGTTGCTGGTTCCATCGGTAGAGCACCTG AGAAAGTGGTTGGTATTGCAAAACCAAAAGATCCTCCAGAAGGATGGCATGCTCTTTGGAATCTTTCAACAGGAGATGAGCTTTTAGTACGGTGGGAATCATCAAGATCCACTTCAGGCTTAAGTTTTAGCCTAATAAACCTGCAATCAACTGATTCAGTGGTACAGTGT GTAAAGTTATTGGAAGGGCGGCAAATGCAGTACGAAGTCAAGAAATCTGGCTTAGGTGAGGAGACGAAACATGTGCCAAATGAGAAGTTACAGCAAGTTGAAGACAAAGAAGATGGATTCATAACAGTAGTCAGGTTCTCTGATGAAAATCCAGTTGGAAAAGCTACAGCACTTCTTAACTGGAAGTTAATGGTGGTGGAGTTTTCACCTGAAGAAGATGCCGTATTCATACTTCTTCTTTGTATGTCAATCATAAGAAGCATATcagaaatgaaaaaggaagatGTAGGAAGCCTGTTGGTTagaagaagaataaaagaaGCAAAGCTTGGTGACAGAGATTGGGGCTCAGTGATTGTTCGTGCTTCTTCATATTCTCCATCGATCTCTTCACCTTACCTTCAGCCTTGGTATTGGAACGCACAAGCAGTGATGAGATCGCAAGGTGTAGACAATATCCCAAGGCTACCGGCTCCAGTATTGACTTATACTCCGGCTGAAGGTGGCGACAAGTTGTACAAGCATGGGATAATCGATTAG
- the LOC129886128 gene encoding uncharacterized protein LOC129886128 isoform X3, protein MSTSDGASMRSLSEISEEETVRFSIDLVAAARRNFGFLRLVTESQWLQERPTILESIRRYDQLWMPLISDLFNGSNPPMILPPLDIEWVWYCHTLNPVNYRQYCKSRFSKLIGKAAIFNEENEEYALNRCKEIWVHTYPTEPFENESYDSNLQNPVTTFHEEVLEEVSKQRQYLCTIFSEPYYSEIVYLIAARQRYKGFLYMMHRFADSCSVLVPTSDILLMWITHQSYPTAYTLDTKGLEEEMRKVVGAWENVKEEDVEVTKKLWERIFDQPYEKAGGLAIGKTVDLKPPIYWEVTDTDVNAKYSSMLPRFLLEVCLTVKLKPKMKPLNCDASKEFLRLQMVRCHRELKIDRPLCKFTSQRWQKALHLCCEFGTKGMVLEVRQRGGGCIKGSSLRESVTFLWNDLLRAPSLNLAKEIDQKVRVATSITPPVQASYLLKCVPDRVSDDSGAMISDVILRMNQYHPQEGRWLSRTVLDHAGRECFVIRFRVGGGFWRRGAETPSAVKWEDRIIEIREGRWSYVAGSIGRAPVQRKWLVLQNQKILQKDGMLFGIFQQEMSF, encoded by the exons ATGTCAACTTCGGATGGTGCTTCCATGAGAAGCCTAAGTGAGATTTCTGAGGAAGAAACTGTACGGTTCAGTATCGATCTTGTAGCTGCAGCCAGACGAAATTTTGGGTTCTTGAGACTTGTAACAGAGTCTCAATGGCTTCAAGAAAGACCCACCATTCTTGAATCTATTAGAAG gtATGATCAACTATGGATGCCATTGATTTCTGATCTTTTTAATGGGTCAAACCCTCCAATGATTCTTCCTCCTCTTGATATTGAATGGGTCTGGTACTGTCACACCTTAAATCCG GTTAATTACAGACAATATTGTAAATCAAGATTCTCTAAACTCATTGGAAAAGCAGCAATATTcaatgaagaaaatgaagagTATGCATTAAACAGATGCAAAGAAATTTGGGTTCACACATATCCAACAGAGCCTTTTGAGAATGAATCTTATGACTCCAATCTGCAGAATCCAGTTACCACTTTTCATGAAGAAGTGCTGGAAGAAGTATCCAAACAAAGACAATATTTATGTACAATTTTTTCTGAGCCCTACTATTCCGAGATTGTGTATTTGATAGCAGCTCGACAGCGGTATAAGGGCTTTCTGTATATGATGCATAGATTTGCAGATAGTTGTTCTGTTTTGGTCCCTACTTCAGATATTCTTCTAATGTGGATCACTCATCAG AGTTATCCTACTGCATACACATTGGACACCAAAGGGTTGGAGGAGGAAATGAGAAAAGTAGTTGGAGCATGGGAAAATGTGAAGGAAGAAGATGTTGAGGTCACGAAAAAACTATGGGAAAGGATATTTGATCAGCCATATGAGAAAGCTGGTGGGTTGGCCATTGGAAAGACTGTTGATCTTAAGCCACCAATATACTGGGAAGTCACAGATACTGATGTCAATGCAAAATACTCATCCATGTTACCGCgattcttgcttgag GTTTGTTTAACAGTGAAGCTAAAACCAAAAATGAAACCTTTGAATTGTGATGCGTCAAAGGAGTTCTTACGTCTTCAGATGGTTAGATGTCACAGGGAGCTCAAAATAGATAGACCACTCTGCAAATTTACGTCTCAAAGGTGGCAAAAAGCTTTGCATCTGTGTTGTGAGTTTGGAACTAAAGGAATGGTTCTTGAGGTTCGCCAACGTGGTGGTGGCTGCATTAAAGGAAGTAGCTTGAGAGAGAGTGTAACATTTCTTTGGAATGATTTGTTACGTGCACCTTCTCTCAATTTGGCAAAAGAAATTGACCAAAAAGTCAGAGTAGCTACCTCAATAACTCCTCCTGTCCAAGCCTCCTACCTGTTGAAATGTGTACCTGATCGAGTATCAGATGATTCAGGTGCTATGATATCTGATGTTATTCTGAGGATGAACCAATATCATCCCCAAGAAGGTAGATGGTTATCTCGGACTGTTCTGGATCATGCAGGCAGAGAATGCTTTGTGATTCGTTTTAG AGTTGGAGGTGGATTTTGGAGGAGAGGAGCTGAAACTCCTTCAGCTGTAAAATGGGAGGACCGTATTATAGAAATACGTGAAGGTCGTTGGTCCTACGTTGCTGGTTCCATCGGTAGAGCACCTG TACAGAGAAAGTGGTTGGTATTGCAAAACCAAAAGATCCTCCAGAAGGATGGCATGCTCTTTGGAATCTTTCAACAGGAGATGAGCTTTTAG
- the LOC129886128 gene encoding uncharacterized protein LOC129886128 isoform X2: MSTSDGASMRSLSEISEEETVRFSIDLVAAARRNFGFLRLVTESQWLQERPTILESIRRYDQLWMPLISDLFNGSNPPMILPPLDIEWVWYCHTLNPVNYRQYCKSRFSKLIGKAAIFNEENEEYALNRCKEIWVHTYPTEPFENESYDSNLQNPVTTFHEEVLEEVSKQRQYLCTIFSEPYYSEIVYLIAARQRYKGFLYMMHRFADSCSVLVPTSDILLMWITHQSYPTAYTLDTKGLEEEMRKVVGAWENVKEEDVEVTKKLWERIFDQPYEKAGGLAIGKTVDLKPPIYWEVTDTDVNAKYSSMLPRFLLEVCLTVKLKPKMKPLNCDASKEFLRLQMVRCHRELKIDRPLCKFTSQRWQKALHLCCEFGTKGMVLEVRQRGGGCIKGSSLRESVTFLWNDLLRAPSLNLAKEIDQKVRVATSITPPVQASYLLKCVPDRVSDDSGAMISDVILRMNQYHPQEGRWLSRTVLDHAGRECFVIRFRVGGGFWRRGAETPSAVKWEDRIIEIREGRWSYVAGSIGRAPEKVVGIAKPKDPPEGWHALWNLSTGDELLVRWESSRSTSGLSFSLINLQSTDSVVKLLEGRQMQYEVKKSGLGEETKHVPNEKLQQVEDKEDGFITVVRFSDENPVGKATALLNWKLMVVEFSPEEDAVFILLLCMSIIRSISEMKKEDVGSLLVRRRIKEAKLGDRDWGSVIVRASSYSPSISSPYLQPWYWNAQAVMRSQGVDNIPRLPAPVLTYTPAEGGDKLYKHGIID; the protein is encoded by the exons ATGTCAACTTCGGATGGTGCTTCCATGAGAAGCCTAAGTGAGATTTCTGAGGAAGAAACTGTACGGTTCAGTATCGATCTTGTAGCTGCAGCCAGACGAAATTTTGGGTTCTTGAGACTTGTAACAGAGTCTCAATGGCTTCAAGAAAGACCCACCATTCTTGAATCTATTAGAAG gtATGATCAACTATGGATGCCATTGATTTCTGATCTTTTTAATGGGTCAAACCCTCCAATGATTCTTCCTCCTCTTGATATTGAATGGGTCTGGTACTGTCACACCTTAAATCCG GTTAATTACAGACAATATTGTAAATCAAGATTCTCTAAACTCATTGGAAAAGCAGCAATATTcaatgaagaaaatgaagagTATGCATTAAACAGATGCAAAGAAATTTGGGTTCACACATATCCAACAGAGCCTTTTGAGAATGAATCTTATGACTCCAATCTGCAGAATCCAGTTACCACTTTTCATGAAGAAGTGCTGGAAGAAGTATCCAAACAAAGACAATATTTATGTACAATTTTTTCTGAGCCCTACTATTCCGAGATTGTGTATTTGATAGCAGCTCGACAGCGGTATAAGGGCTTTCTGTATATGATGCATAGATTTGCAGATAGTTGTTCTGTTTTGGTCCCTACTTCAGATATTCTTCTAATGTGGATCACTCATCAG AGTTATCCTACTGCATACACATTGGACACCAAAGGGTTGGAGGAGGAAATGAGAAAAGTAGTTGGAGCATGGGAAAATGTGAAGGAAGAAGATGTTGAGGTCACGAAAAAACTATGGGAAAGGATATTTGATCAGCCATATGAGAAAGCTGGTGGGTTGGCCATTGGAAAGACTGTTGATCTTAAGCCACCAATATACTGGGAAGTCACAGATACTGATGTCAATGCAAAATACTCATCCATGTTACCGCgattcttgcttgag GTTTGTTTAACAGTGAAGCTAAAACCAAAAATGAAACCTTTGAATTGTGATGCGTCAAAGGAGTTCTTACGTCTTCAGATGGTTAGATGTCACAGGGAGCTCAAAATAGATAGACCACTCTGCAAATTTACGTCTCAAAGGTGGCAAAAAGCTTTGCATCTGTGTTGTGAGTTTGGAACTAAAGGAATGGTTCTTGAGGTTCGCCAACGTGGTGGTGGCTGCATTAAAGGAAGTAGCTTGAGAGAGAGTGTAACATTTCTTTGGAATGATTTGTTACGTGCACCTTCTCTCAATTTGGCAAAAGAAATTGACCAAAAAGTCAGAGTAGCTACCTCAATAACTCCTCCTGTCCAAGCCTCCTACCTGTTGAAATGTGTACCTGATCGAGTATCAGATGATTCAGGTGCTATGATATCTGATGTTATTCTGAGGATGAACCAATATCATCCCCAAGAAGGTAGATGGTTATCTCGGACTGTTCTGGATCATGCAGGCAGAGAATGCTTTGTGATTCGTTTTAG AGTTGGAGGTGGATTTTGGAGGAGAGGAGCTGAAACTCCTTCAGCTGTAAAATGGGAGGACCGTATTATAGAAATACGTGAAGGTCGTTGGTCCTACGTTGCTGGTTCCATCGGTAGAGCACCTG AGAAAGTGGTTGGTATTGCAAAACCAAAAGATCCTCCAGAAGGATGGCATGCTCTTTGGAATCTTTCAACAGGAGATGAGCTTTTAGTACGGTGGGAATCATCAAGATCCACTTCAGGCTTAAGTTTTAGCCTAATAAACCTGCAATCAACTGATTCAGTG GTAAAGTTATTGGAAGGGCGGCAAATGCAGTACGAAGTCAAGAAATCTGGCTTAGGTGAGGAGACGAAACATGTGCCAAATGAGAAGTTACAGCAAGTTGAAGACAAAGAAGATGGATTCATAACAGTAGTCAGGTTCTCTGATGAAAATCCAGTTGGAAAAGCTACAGCACTTCTTAACTGGAAGTTAATGGTGGTGGAGTTTTCACCTGAAGAAGATGCCGTATTCATACTTCTTCTTTGTATGTCAATCATAAGAAGCATATcagaaatgaaaaaggaagatGTAGGAAGCCTGTTGGTTagaagaagaataaaagaaGCAAAGCTTGGTGACAGAGATTGGGGCTCAGTGATTGTTCGTGCTTCTTCATATTCTCCATCGATCTCTTCACCTTACCTTCAGCCTTGGTATTGGAACGCACAAGCAGTGATGAGATCGCAAGGTGTAGACAATATCCCAAGGCTACCGGCTCCAGTATTGACTTATACTCCGGCTGAAGGTGGCGACAAGTTGTACAAGCATGGGATAATCGATTAG